The following coding sequences are from one Myxococcales bacterium window:
- a CDS encoding SCP2 sterol-binding domain-containing protein — protein sequence MVAERPEAALSVREVLEEWLPQSFAARGRPMPPDCPRLRVTVRGATLVDRVFAASEYELDILDDTEDADFWVRLSEADFKALLHGDPDLPVLLPPERDLIDLMVVDAAELERFKAIEGRLAVEITGRRRRRFCLDVAFGPAGFRAGRPKSTVRLDGAAVEDVLAGKKAPLQALLEGKIRVEGDRALAMQALMLVVSQTARR from the coding sequence ATGGTGGCCGAGCGCCCCGAGGCCGCGCTGTCCGTGCGTGAGGTGCTCGAGGAGTGGCTTCCGCAGAGCTTTGCGGCGCGCGGCCGGCCCATGCCACCCGATTGTCCCCGCCTGCGCGTGACGGTACGCGGGGCCACTCTCGTCGATCGGGTCTTCGCCGCCTCCGAATACGAGCTGGACATCCTCGACGACACGGAAGACGCCGACTTCTGGGTGCGCCTGTCCGAAGCCGATTTCAAGGCCTTGCTGCATGGCGATCCGGATCTGCCCGTACTGCTGCCGCCCGAACGAGACCTCATCGACCTCATGGTCGTGGATGCCGCCGAGCTCGAGCGCTTCAAGGCGATCGAAGGGCGGCTGGCGGTGGAGATCACCGGGCGGAGGCGAAGGCGTTTTTGTCTGGACGTCGCTTTCGGCCCGGCGGGCTTTCGGGCCGGCAGGCCCAAGAGCACCGTGCGGCTCGACGGAGCCGCGGTGGAAGACGTTCTGGCAGGCAAAAAGGCGCCACTTCAGGCCCTGCTGGAAGGCAAGATCCGCGTGGAGGGAGATCGGGCGCTGGCCATGCAAGCCCTGATGCTGGTGGTCTCGCAGACCGCCCGTCGGTGA